The Prevotella sp. E9-3 genome has a window encoding:
- a CDS encoding GH92 family glycosyl hydrolase codes for MCLRYHLFLFGFITLIGCQFGCSSNEQLTPADYVNPFIGASTNVDAAGAYHGLGKTFPGATTPFGMVQVSPQTITGGDNGSGYSYEHQTIEGFSMTQMSGIGWNGDMGNLTVMPTVGPMKTVAGREDGSISGWRSHYDKQTEVAKAGYYAATLTDYGVRVEATASTHCGYLRFTFPEDTLSRIQIDLARRVGGTASKEYVHVVNDSIIEGWAECLPEGGGWGNSQGHSRYTVYFHARLSQPMQTYGFWSADIKSDEPRLLENVTSDDYLQRVAQARILRDTTEMEGSHIGFFTEFPTSANQQVEMRLAISYVDIEGARSNFEEEAAGMDFESACRSARKQWNDALSRIEVEGGTSEERTVFYTALYHTMIDPRIHQDVDGRYVGGDYQVHQADSSFTKRTVFSGWDVFRSQMPLQTIINPQLVSDMLASLTTMAQQSGRGYFERWELLNAYSGCMLGNPAISVLADAYAKGIRGYDVDTAYQYAKNSSARFGNDELGYTPGSLCLSYTLEYAYTDWCISRLAEMLGKSEDVAIYKEKGQAYHNIFDKEKGWFRPRQADGSWMSWPEEGILKEWYGCMECNPLQQGLFVPHDVNGMVGLMGGREQVIACLDSMFAKTPQQMYWNLYYNHANEPVHFVPFLYNRLEQPRKTQYWTRFICRNAYHDKVEGLVGNEDVGQMSAWYVLAASGIHQYCPGDTRFEITSPVFPRVTYHLSNGKNFSIVSHNTSDSNVFIKQARLNGKMLDGWQIDYSDIMNGGVLELEMEP; via the coding sequence ATGTGTTTAAGATACCATCTGTTCTTGTTCGGCTTCATTACCCTTATAGGGTGTCAATTTGGTTGTTCCAGTAATGAACAACTCACACCAGCCGACTATGTCAATCCATTTATTGGCGCAAGTACAAATGTCGATGCAGCCGGTGCCTACCACGGATTGGGAAAGACCTTTCCTGGTGCAACCACACCGTTCGGCATGGTTCAGGTGAGTCCTCAAACCATTACCGGCGGCGATAATGGCTCTGGCTATAGCTATGAGCATCAGACCATCGAAGGCTTCTCTATGACTCAGATGAGTGGCATAGGCTGGAATGGCGATATGGGCAATCTGACAGTGATGCCCACCGTAGGACCAATGAAAACAGTAGCAGGTAGAGAAGATGGTTCCATCAGCGGTTGGCGCTCGCACTACGACAAACAGACCGAAGTGGCTAAAGCAGGCTACTATGCCGCCACACTGACCGACTATGGCGTTCGGGTGGAAGCTACAGCAAGTACCCATTGTGGCTATCTGCGTTTCACTTTCCCCGAAGATACACTCTCACGGATTCAGATAGATTTAGCGCGCAGGGTAGGGGGAACTGCTTCCAAAGAGTATGTGCATGTTGTGAATGACAGCATCATTGAAGGATGGGCCGAGTGTCTGCCCGAAGGTGGTGGTTGGGGAAATAGTCAAGGGCATTCTCGCTATACTGTCTATTTCCATGCCCGTTTAAGTCAGCCTATGCAAACATACGGCTTTTGGTCGGCCGATATCAAAAGCGATGAGCCTCGCCTGCTCGAAAACGTTACGAGCGATGACTATCTGCAACGTGTGGCTCAGGCTCGTATTCTTCGCGACACCACTGAGATGGAAGGCTCACACATCGGTTTCTTTACAGAGTTTCCTACATCAGCCAACCAACAGGTTGAAATGCGCCTTGCCATATCTTATGTTGATATAGAAGGTGCACGCAGCAATTTCGAGGAAGAGGCAGCTGGAATGGATTTCGAAAGTGCCTGTCGCTCAGCACGCAAGCAGTGGAACGATGCATTGAGTCGTATAGAAGTTGAGGGAGGAACGTCTGAAGAACGAACGGTGTTCTATACTGCCCTCTATCACACCATGATAGATCCTCGCATACATCAGGATGTTGATGGGCGTTATGTAGGAGGCGACTATCAAGTTCATCAGGCTGACAGTTCCTTTACCAAACGAACAGTATTTAGTGGTTGGGACGTATTTCGCAGTCAGATGCCATTGCAAACCATCATCAACCCACAACTGGTTTCTGATATGCTAGCCTCGCTCACCACAATGGCTCAGCAAAGTGGCCGAGGCTATTTTGAACGCTGGGAACTGCTCAATGCCTATAGCGGTTGCATGTTGGGAAATCCGGCTATTTCCGTGCTTGCCGATGCCTATGCCAAAGGAATCCGAGGATATGATGTTGATACTGCATATCAGTATGCTAAAAACTCTTCTGCCCGTTTTGGCAACGACGAACTTGGCTATACTCCCGGCTCACTCTGTTTGTCGTACACTCTTGAATATGCCTATACCGATTGGTGTATAAGCCGTTTGGCAGAGATGTTAGGAAAGAGTGAAGATGTTGCAATATACAAAGAAAAGGGACAGGCCTATCACAATATTTTTGACAAAGAGAAAGGTTGGTTCCGTCCACGTCAGGCCGACGGCTCGTGGATGTCTTGGCCCGAAGAAGGAATATTGAAGGAGTGGTATGGATGTATGGAGTGTAATCCTCTTCAACAAGGTTTGTTCGTTCCTCACGATGTGAATGGGATGGTGGGCTTGATGGGTGGTCGTGAACAAGTGATTGCCTGTTTAGACAGCATGTTTGCCAAGACCCCTCAGCAGATGTATTGGAATCTTTATTACAACCATGCCAACGAACCTGTACATTTCGTTCCTTTCCTTTACAATCGTTTGGAACAACCACGTAAAACCCAGTATTGGACTCGTTTCATCTGCAGGAATGCCTATCATGATAAAGTGGAAGGATTGGTAGGCAATGAGGATGTGGGGCAGATGTCGGCTTGGTATGTGTTGGCGGCTTCAGGCATCCATCAGTATTGTCCTGGTGATACGCGCTTTGAAATAACCAGTCCTGTGTTCCCCCGTGTCACTTACCACCTGTCCAATGGAAAGAACTTTTCTATAGTTTCTCATAACACAAGCGATTCGAATGTGTTCATCAAACAGGCCAGACTGAATGGAAAAATGCTGGATGGTTGGCAGATTGATTATTCCGATATAATGAATGGCGGAGTGTTAGAACTTGAAATGGAACCTTAG
- a CDS encoding alpha-L-rhamnosidase C-terminal domain-containing protein — protein sequence MAGIQPDVNQPGYRHVLIAPQRPQGIEWVKATKPTPYGELKVDWNSDSLVVTIPVGVNADVCWAGKTHKVTSGQWMFK from the coding sequence TTGGCCGGTATTCAACCCGATGTTAATCAACCTGGTTATCGTCATGTTTTGATAGCACCTCAGCGCCCACAGGGAATAGAGTGGGTGAAAGCCACCAAGCCTACTCCTTATGGTGAGTTGAAGGTGGATTGGAATTCCGATTCCCTCGTTGTGACCATTCCGGTAGGTGTGAATGCCGATGTTTGCTGGGCAGGCAAGACGCACAAGGTAACATCGGGACAATGGATGTTTAAATAA
- a CDS encoding RagB/SusD family nutrient uptake outer membrane protein has protein sequence MKRKGNYLVLFLMIIGIASCGDDFLDQTATTDLSEESVFADSAYAAGFLTDIYADIGFDTDLDRFGEGGLQCATDESEPRASSRISSGLAFATGTINPVIVTTDAWEKCYSNIRKCNKFMQRIGDAPMIESAKLQYKAEARFLRAWYYYILLRHYGGVPIVYDKIYGANEPIDATRQSYETCVNYIIDECNAILADNILRPRNSGRSNGRISQAACYALIMRVTLDAASPLHNGSGFGTDDTKLLLGYANADPQRWERAYEAAKRAMQMQGDYRLYEVHTCHKFPDANDGKPEPGWGFYAVQSPGEFVNVTSDGAFSYPFAAYQEIILMKKQEIRITTCQMLDPPSCGGNGAAGYAYYDLAKAFPMIDGKPIGESSYAYNPLQPNQNRDPRFDVSIIYNGSKICNQTDYFYPIYTYKGENSTQDAVYSGTPTGLYTRKMLPRAASGNWWIEPLQSRPLIRFAEVLLSYAEAVNEWKGPDFSETLGDGNTYSALEVLKLIRRRAGIAPGTDGMYGLKAGMTQDEMREAIRNERRIELAFEGFRFFDVRRWMIAEKTENQPMHGLEITRVVDENNKVTYVPREFVVRNHVFRKAMYFWPIPYAEIVKTPALKQNPYYD, from the coding sequence ATGAAAAGAAAAGGTAACTATCTTGTGCTATTTCTGATGATTATTGGGATAGCATCTTGTGGTGATGATTTCCTGGATCAGACAGCGACCACCGACCTGAGTGAGGAAAGCGTCTTTGCCGACAGTGCCTATGCCGCTGGTTTCCTTACGGATATCTATGCTGACATAGGGTTTGACACCGATCTTGACCGTTTTGGTGAAGGTGGACTACAATGTGCCACCGATGAGTCTGAACCGCGTGCTTCATCACGCATTTCTTCTGGACTGGCTTTTGCCACAGGAACGATAAATCCTGTTATTGTAACTACTGACGCTTGGGAAAAATGCTATTCAAACATACGCAAGTGTAACAAATTTATGCAACGCATTGGTGATGCTCCGATGATTGAATCAGCCAAGCTTCAGTACAAAGCTGAGGCCCGTTTCCTGCGCGCGTGGTACTATTATATATTATTGCGACATTATGGTGGTGTTCCTATAGTGTATGATAAAATCTATGGTGCTAACGAGCCTATTGATGCTACCCGCCAGAGCTACGAGACCTGTGTGAACTATATTATTGATGAGTGTAATGCTATTCTGGCCGATAATATACTTCGTCCTCGCAATTCTGGTCGAAGCAATGGCCGAATCAGTCAGGCTGCCTGCTATGCTCTTATTATGCGTGTTACCCTTGATGCAGCATCTCCTTTGCATAATGGTAGCGGTTTTGGTACCGATGATACCAAGTTGCTGTTGGGGTATGCCAATGCTGATCCACAGCGCTGGGAGCGTGCGTATGAGGCAGCGAAACGTGCTATGCAGATGCAGGGTGACTATCGCCTGTATGAGGTGCATACCTGTCATAAATTTCCTGATGCCAACGATGGAAAGCCTGAGCCAGGGTGGGGATTCTATGCAGTCCAATCACCTGGTGAGTTTGTCAACGTGACCAGCGATGGGGCATTCTCTTACCCCTTTGCAGCTTATCAGGAGATTATTCTGATGAAGAAACAGGAAATACGAATTACTACCTGCCAGATGCTTGACCCTCCATCGTGTGGTGGCAACGGTGCAGCCGGCTATGCATATTATGATTTGGCAAAGGCCTTTCCAATGATTGACGGTAAACCGATTGGAGAGAGTTCTTATGCCTATAATCCTTTGCAGCCAAATCAGAACCGTGATCCTCGTTTTGACGTGTCAATCATCTATAACGGTAGCAAGATTTGTAATCAGACTGACTATTTCTATCCTATTTATACCTATAAGGGTGAAAACTCTACTCAGGATGCTGTCTATTCCGGTACGCCAACAGGACTCTATACACGTAAGATGTTGCCTCGTGCAGCTTCTGGCAACTGGTGGATTGAACCATTGCAATCGCGCCCACTCATTCGTTTTGCTGAGGTACTCCTCTCTTATGCCGAGGCAGTCAACGAATGGAAAGGTCCTGACTTCTCGGAGACCCTTGGTGACGGGAATACCTATAGTGCTTTGGAAGTTCTTAAACTGATTCGCCGTAGGGCTGGTATTGCTCCTGGAACTGATGGCATGTATGGGCTGAAGGCTGGTATGACGCAGGATGAAATGCGTGAGGCTATTCGCAATGAGCGTCGTATAGAATTAGCTTTTGAAGGCTTCCGCTTCTTTGATGTGCGTCGTTGGATGATTGCCGAGAAAACTGAAAATCAGCCTATGCATGGTCTTGAGATTACCCGTGTAGTTGATGAAAACAACAAGGTGACCTATGTACCGCGTGAATTTGTAGTTCGTAACCATGTTTTCCGCAAGGCAATGTACTTCTGGCCTATTCCATATGCTGAAATAGTGAAGACACCAGCGCTGAAACAGAATCCTTATTACGACTAA
- a CDS encoding DUF5004 domain-containing protein — MKRYRYSDFWTVMLSVGLGLLSSCSQFNDDSNPFEISEAVKDVSGVWKLKAVTRNNIDITSEMDFTKFALRMNSNGTYELENYLPFVVERNGTWKTDDPQFPFRLSFLEQGAANSVDVDFNFPVTNGLRSLQITLSPGCASNVYTYYMERQDQ, encoded by the coding sequence ATGAAACGATACAGATATTCAGACTTTTGGACTGTAATGCTATCAGTAGGATTGGGCCTATTGTCAAGTTGCAGCCAGTTCAATGATGACTCGAATCCCTTTGAGATTTCTGAGGCAGTCAAGGACGTGAGTGGTGTATGGAAGTTGAAAGCCGTGACGCGTAACAATATTGATATTACAAGTGAGATGGATTTCACAAAGTTTGCATTGCGTATGAATAGTAATGGAACTTACGAGCTGGAAAACTACTTACCCTTTGTTGTAGAACGCAACGGAACGTGGAAAACCGATGATCCTCAGTTCCCGTTCCGCTTGTCTTTCCTTGAACAAGGGGCTGCCAATAGTGTTGACGTAGATTTTAATTTTCCTGTAACCAATGGTCTCCGTTCTTTGCAAATCACTCTCTCTCCAGGGTGTGCCAGCAATGTATATACCTACTATATGGAGCGTCAAGACCAATGA
- a CDS encoding DUF4961 domain-containing protein: MKKILKHQFSVLGLALVVAIAVFGCVFLDGYTIAQLDENGKEVYYAKANSDVLFTVNGHVQCRTTDNNGINTKLVFAILAPKDWDVANHAVVTYKCDLADDRNVEMSMSVIPESQLPKSGGGRTWRQCLVNEYGVGPNVLDDMEWVTYQSDITWNIRNNQDPTYKIFIRTKTGRHNLKCKIGFFVNHTDNGFSGSNDEQKVTFASECFEVVGGVGATIDFCNRHFNRISPLTALQNDYVTVSYQGDVDQSGNPLYNESDIYLQGKAVTTDGKVYTIDQRNDATRMKPLDSKGKTYSITIWPAGFFGVPIDEQMDHFEYYFTNRDGSIRLTQSDDDFVQFGTPLPPSMSDRKNFNFKFECD, from the coding sequence ATGAAGAAGATTTTAAAACATCAATTCTCTGTGTTGGGCCTTGCTCTAGTAGTAGCTATCGCAGTATTCGGTTGCGTGTTTCTCGATGGATATACCATTGCCCAGCTCGATGAGAATGGTAAAGAGGTTTACTATGCAAAGGCAAATTCAGATGTTCTGTTTACAGTAAACGGACATGTGCAGTGCCGTACAACCGACAATAACGGTATCAATACCAAACTGGTATTTGCTATTCTTGCTCCTAAAGACTGGGATGTGGCCAATCATGCAGTAGTGACCTATAAATGTGATTTGGCCGATGATCGAAATGTAGAAATGTCCATGTCGGTCATTCCAGAGTCGCAGTTGCCAAAGAGTGGTGGCGGTCGTACATGGCGCCAGTGTCTGGTGAATGAGTATGGTGTGGGTCCCAATGTGCTTGATGATATGGAATGGGTAACCTATCAGAGTGATATTACCTGGAATATTCGTAACAATCAGGATCCAACCTATAAGATTTTTATTCGCACCAAGACTGGCCGTCATAATCTGAAGTGTAAGATTGGCTTTTTCGTCAATCATACTGACAATGGCTTTAGTGGAAGTAATGACGAGCAGAAAGTTACTTTCGCCTCCGAATGTTTCGAGGTGGTTGGCGGCGTTGGTGCAACAATAGATTTCTGTAACCGTCATTTCAATCGTATCTCACCTCTTACAGCGTTGCAGAATGATTATGTGACTGTCAGTTATCAGGGCGATGTCGATCAGAGTGGTAATCCTCTCTATAATGAGAGCGATATCTATTTGCAAGGTAAGGCTGTGACTACTGATGGCAAGGTATATACCATCGACCAGCGTAATGATGCTACCCGTATGAAACCTTTGGATTCTAAAGGAAAGACTTATAGTATCACTATATGGCCTGCAGGTTTCTTTGGGGTTCCCATTGACGAGCAGATGGATCATTTTGAGTATTATTTTACTAATCGTGATGGTTCTATACGTCTCACTCAGTCTGACGATGACTTTGTGCAGTTTGGCACACCTCTACCACCCAGTATGAGCGACCGTAAAAACTTCAATTTTAAGTTTGAATGCGATTGA